From the Opitutus sp. ER46 genome, one window contains:
- a CDS encoding tetratricopeptide repeat protein — MSGSSVTPASRAPSRSRLLWPLLGGLGFVLVLAVVYQAVWSAGFIWDDESHLTENPCIIGPLGLREVWTSASANYFPLVLTHLWVQHAIWGLQPLPYHLASLLLHALSAFLLARVLLRLRVPGAWLGAALWAFHPIAVESVAWISELKNTQSAVFYLLAALAYLRWLDATEPGARRRAYALTVLSFAAALLSKPSTVMLPAALLLCAYARDRRTSWRNVAWLLPLFALAALASGWTVWEQKYHSFAAGPEWALTPLQRAAIAGKAVWFYLGKLAWPEPLMFVYPRWQPAADPLALLPLLGAIALPLALAALRHPVARAAIWAYGYFVLLLFPVLGFFDVYYFRYSFVADHFQYLASMGPLALAGAGIVTVGRHVAGFGRAAVVVATALVLIMLATLTWRHAWTFSTPTTLWRATQERNPNCWIAESILGNDARDAGRLDDALQMHRHALALDPYAHEAYYNLGLTLVKLGRTEEAIAQYQRALAIKPNFHEAEHNLGVALATAGRPAEAIPHYRQALRFKPLAESHYMLALSLTLTGAGDEAIAHYQQALQLRPNYRSVHYALGRTYELLERHREAAAEFRAELGLDATSFPARVHLAAAQYRLGDARAAGREYETALRLEPDHADAQCDYAAVLAATGDIARAVEHYQAAVRLEPDLAAAHHNLAVHLQALGRSAESAAHAAIARRLQPNLPALPSR; from the coding sequence GTGTCCGGCTCCAGCGTCACACCTGCCTCCCGTGCCCCATCGCGATCCCGCCTGCTCTGGCCGCTCCTCGGCGGGCTCGGGTTTGTCCTCGTTCTCGCCGTCGTCTACCAGGCGGTGTGGTCCGCCGGTTTCATCTGGGATGACGAGTCCCACCTGACGGAGAACCCGTGCATCATTGGTCCACTCGGGCTGCGCGAGGTCTGGACCAGCGCCTCGGCGAACTACTTCCCGCTGGTCCTGACCCATCTCTGGGTGCAGCACGCGATCTGGGGGCTCCAGCCGCTTCCGTATCACCTCGCCAGTCTCCTGCTTCACGCCCTCAGCGCTTTCCTGCTCGCTCGCGTCCTGCTGCGCCTGCGGGTGCCGGGCGCCTGGCTTGGCGCCGCCTTGTGGGCGTTCCACCCGATCGCCGTCGAATCGGTGGCGTGGATCTCGGAGCTGAAGAACACCCAGTCCGCGGTATTTTACCTGCTGGCAGCCCTCGCCTACCTGCGCTGGCTCGACGCCACCGAGCCCGGCGCCCGCCGTCGCGCCTACGCGCTCACCGTCCTAAGCTTCGCCGCCGCCCTGCTCAGCAAGCCGTCCACGGTCATGTTGCCCGCCGCGCTTCTGCTCTGCGCGTACGCCCGCGACCGCCGCACATCCTGGCGCAACGTCGCCTGGCTCCTGCCGCTCTTCGCCCTGGCGGCACTGGCTTCGGGCTGGACCGTCTGGGAGCAAAAGTACCACTCCTTCGCCGCCGGCCCCGAGTGGGCGCTCACGCCGCTTCAGCGTGCGGCGATTGCGGGCAAGGCCGTCTGGTTCTACCTCGGCAAACTCGCCTGGCCCGAGCCGCTGATGTTCGTCTATCCGCGGTGGCAGCCCGCCGCCGACCCGCTTGCGCTCCTGCCTTTGCTCGGCGCCATCGCACTGCCGCTGGCGCTGGCCGCGCTCCGTCATCCCGTCGCCCGCGCCGCCATCTGGGCCTACGGCTACTTTGTCCTGCTGCTGTTTCCCGTCCTCGGCTTCTTCGACGTTTACTACTTCCGCTATTCCTTCGTCGCGGATCATTTTCAGTACCTCGCCAGCATGGGGCCACTCGCCCTGGCCGGCGCCGGCATCGTCACGGTTGGCCGGCATGTTGCCGGCTTCGGTCGCGCCGCCGTCGTCGTCGCGACGGCACTGGTCCTTATCATGCTCGCCACGCTGACGTGGCGGCATGCGTGGACGTTCTCCACCCCGACGACCCTCTGGCGCGCCACGCAGGAGCGAAACCCAAACTGCTGGATCGCTGAGTCGATCCTCGGCAATGACGCGCGCGATGCCGGGCGGCTCGACGACGCACTGCAGATGCACCGCCACGCGCTGGCCCTCGATCCGTACGCCCATGAGGCGTACTACAATCTCGGGCTCACCTTGGTGAAACTCGGCCGCACCGAGGAGGCGATCGCCCAATACCAACGCGCGCTCGCGATCAAACCCAACTTCCACGAGGCGGAACATAACTTGGGCGTCGCCCTCGCCACTGCCGGTCGCCCAGCCGAGGCAATTCCCCACTATCGTCAGGCGTTGCGCTTCAAGCCACTGGCGGAGTCGCACTACATGCTTGCTCTCTCGCTGACGCTCACCGGTGCCGGCGACGAAGCGATCGCGCACTACCAGCAGGCACTGCAACTGCGCCCAAATTACCGTTCTGTGCATTATGCGCTCGGCCGCACTTATGAGTTGCTGGAGCGCCACCGCGAGGCGGCCGCGGAATTCCGTGCCGAGCTGGGGTTGGATGCCACTTCGTTCCCGGCGCGCGTCCATCTCGCCGCCGCCCAATACCGGCTCGGCGACGCCCGTGCTGCCGGTCGCGAATACGAAACCGCGCTCCGACTGGAGCCGGATCACGCCGACGCCCAGTGCGATTATGCCGCCGTGCTCGCCGCCACCGGCGACATCGCGCGCGCAGTCGAACACTACCAGGCGGCAGTGCGCCTCGAGCCAGATCTCGCCGCCGCGCACCACAATCTTGCGGTGCATCTGCAGGCGCTGGGCCGCTCCGCGGAAAGCGCCGCGCACGCGGCGATCGCTCGCCGGCTACAGCCGAATCTGCCGGCTTTGCCGTCGCGTTAA
- a CDS encoding metallophosphoesterase produces MNGRLIAIGDIHGCHLEFADLLSRLALSRGDRLVLLGDLINRGPDSRKVIDLAREAGALALMGNHELRLLKYRRTGDKRYVKDTDLETFKLLRPADWEFLAGMALTYHEPDLNTVFVHGGFLPDQPWEKQPAEVVTRVQVIDQDGRPAKRAERPDAPMWADLWSGPPFVIYGHTPREEVYKLKWSLGLDTGCVVGGHLTAYILPEKRFVQVKARQRYWP; encoded by the coding sequence ATGAATGGGAGACTCATCGCCATCGGTGACATCCACGGCTGTCACCTCGAATTTGCCGATCTTCTCTCGCGCCTCGCCCTGAGCCGCGGCGACCGCCTCGTGCTGCTTGGCGACCTCATCAACCGCGGCCCCGACAGCCGCAAGGTCATCGATCTCGCCCGCGAGGCCGGCGCGCTCGCACTGATGGGCAATCACGAACTGCGGCTCCTCAAGTATCGTCGCACCGGTGACAAGCGGTACGTGAAGGACACCGACCTCGAGACGTTCAAGCTGCTGCGCCCGGCCGACTGGGAGTTTCTCGCCGGCATGGCGCTGACGTACCACGAGCCCGATCTCAACACCGTGTTCGTCCACGGCGGTTTCCTGCCCGACCAACCATGGGAGAAGCAGCCGGCTGAGGTGGTGACGCGGGTGCAAGTCATTGACCAGGACGGCCGCCCCGCCAAACGCGCCGAGCGACCCGATGCCCCCATGTGGGCCGACCTGTGGAGCGGCCCGCCGTTCGTCATCTACGGCCACACGCCGCGCGAAGAGGTCTACAAACTCAAGTGGTCGCTTGGCCTGGACACCGGCTGCGTCGTCGGCGGCCACCTCACGGCGTACATCCTCCCAGAAAAACGTTTCGTTCAGGTGAAAGCCCGCCAACGGTACTGGCCATGA
- a CDS encoding isochorismatase family protein codes for MTTPSSDSPNSAAATTDAALADTLLMCVDMQPVFVRAVAEGTSIQKRCAFALAAARGLGMPIIFTEQVPDKLGATDPALRALAPDAPVYPKRTFSVLADAATRDAILADGKVQHLLLCGIETSVCVYQTALAAREHGLEVTILSDAVSARRPDDARACLEALARAGVHVLPSETIFYAVLHDVKHPFFKAYTQLVKAAS; via the coding sequence ATGACGACGCCCTCCTCGGACTCCCCGAATTCCGCCGCCGCAACCACCGATGCCGCGCTCGCCGACACGCTGCTCATGTGCGTGGATATGCAGCCGGTTTTCGTTCGCGCCGTGGCCGAGGGAACCAGCATCCAGAAGCGCTGCGCATTCGCCCTCGCCGCCGCCCGCGGTCTCGGCATGCCGATCATATTCACCGAGCAGGTGCCCGACAAACTCGGCGCCACCGATCCCGCCTTGCGCGCGCTTGCGCCCGACGCGCCGGTGTATCCGAAACGCACCTTCTCCGTCCTCGCCGACGCCGCCACCCGCGACGCCATCCTCGCCGACGGCAAGGTCCAGCATCTACTGCTCTGCGGCATCGAGACCTCGGTGTGCGTCTACCAGACCGCGCTCGCCGCCCGCGAACACGGCCTGGAGGTTACGATTCTCAGCGACGCCGTGAGCGCGCGTCGACCCGACGACGCTCGTGCCTGCCTCGAGGCGCTTGCCCGCGCCGGGGTGCACGTACTGCCGTCGGAAACGATCTTCTACGCTGTGCTCCACGACGTGAAGCACCCCTTCTTCAAGGCGTACACCCAGCTGGTGAAGGCGGCCTCCTGA
- a CDS encoding HD domain-containing protein → MADDVSLLLVRELKAFDASSHGRPFSSLLVLKRLAAKTASNGNPFCSLELGDRTGSFTCTVFGDSPVFEILRNAGEGAVVRVEGKVEFYQGRFSPRLAKVVALAETELGAPGLLENLVEVAPEDHEGMWTEIQAFIDGIKHDALRMTVRTVFEEVGEAFRWTPAAVSMHHAYRHGLLEHTTHMARACHALLPLYPQVDPDLAMAGILLHDTGKTIEYEGTLATRRSRRGILQGHVVLGYQLARKAGIKAHLDPERLERLEHIILSHQGEPEWGAAVYAATPEAVFVSMIDNLDAKMGMVQRALRQAGEADEFSERLPGLSTTLLTRKIPAAASIPPPAPASEPPSA, encoded by the coding sequence ATGGCCGACGACGTCTCCCTCCTGCTCGTCCGCGAGTTGAAGGCATTCGATGCCTCCTCGCACGGGCGCCCGTTCTCCAGTCTCCTCGTCCTCAAGCGGCTCGCCGCGAAGACCGCATCCAACGGCAATCCGTTCTGCAGCCTCGAGCTCGGCGACCGCACCGGCTCATTCACGTGCACCGTGTTCGGCGACAGCCCCGTTTTCGAGATACTGCGCAACGCCGGCGAGGGCGCGGTGGTCCGCGTCGAGGGCAAGGTTGAGTTCTACCAGGGCCGCTTCTCACCGCGGCTGGCGAAGGTCGTCGCCCTCGCCGAGACCGAGCTCGGCGCGCCCGGCCTGCTCGAAAATCTGGTCGAGGTCGCGCCCGAGGACCACGAGGGCATGTGGACTGAGATCCAGGCGTTCATCGACGGCATCAAGCACGACGCCCTGCGGATGACCGTGCGCACCGTGTTCGAAGAGGTCGGCGAGGCATTCCGCTGGACGCCCGCCGCCGTCAGCATGCACCACGCGTACCGGCACGGCCTGCTGGAGCACACCACCCACATGGCGCGTGCCTGCCACGCCTTGCTTCCGCTTTATCCGCAGGTCGACCCCGATCTCGCGATGGCCGGCATCCTCCTGCACGACACCGGCAAGACCATCGAGTACGAGGGCACTCTCGCCACTCGCCGCAGCCGCCGCGGCATCCTGCAGGGCCACGTCGTTCTGGGCTACCAACTCGCCCGCAAGGCCGGCATCAAGGCCCACCTCGACCCCGAGCGTCTCGAGCGGCTCGAGCACATCATTCTCTCGCACCAGGGTGAGCCCGAATGGGGCGCGGCCGTCTACGCCGCCACGCCCGAGGCCGTCTTCGTGTCGATGATCGACAACCTCGACGCCAAGATGGGCATGGTCCAGCGCGCCCTCCGCCAGGCCGGCGAAGCCGACGAGTTCTCCGAACGCCTGCCAGGCCTCAGCACCACCCTCCTCACGCGCAAGATCCCGGCCGCAGCTTCCATTCCCCCACCCGCGCCCGCTTCCGAGCCGCCGTCTGCCTAG
- a CDS encoding PAS domain-containing protein, translated as MEALLTRVTHIAAQVREGVFPAVPPKDQDPQFRHIFDAVPGMICVLNAKGEVELLNARVLEYFGRSLEELKNWALLDAVHPDDVSGVIEAWRHSVATGEPFDREQRQRRADGVYRWQHSRAEPVRDELGRVAAWYMLITDIDDLRQTADALRRSEQSARSQSSALRRILDALAHESSVDRIVEHMLATITEQLHAHSCSVWSRDTDTGLLHFAFSSGTQGFRTRADVRCTKTFSSERGTELWPGVDLFQAGSPQVVEDIRNMPDFPWRSDLLAQGIVTVLVIPMVIASEVRGILGIRFDQKRSLRPEEIQLAQLLANQAMLAMQLSRISAENRQTAVLAERNRMARDMHDTLAQGFTGIIVQLEAAADATSRGLSAAAADHVARAGGLARDSLKDARRSVQALRPQALEQQDFSAALREMVQKLTARTTLQPRIEVSGTPRTLAVTHEDNLLRISQEVLTNALRHAQATDFSVRLAFTDQELSLELRDNGRGFDLAQRSEGLGLLGIRERTEQIGGTLTITTAVGQGTITRIVLPLAPSLARATP; from the coding sequence GTGGAGGCGTTGCTGACGCGCGTGACGCATATCGCGGCACAGGTTCGCGAAGGAGTCTTCCCAGCCGTTCCACCCAAAGACCAGGACCCGCAGTTCCGCCATATTTTCGACGCCGTGCCCGGCATGATTTGTGTGCTTAACGCCAAGGGGGAGGTGGAGCTGCTCAATGCGCGCGTCCTGGAGTATTTCGGCCGCTCCCTCGAGGAGCTGAAGAACTGGGCGCTGCTTGACGCCGTCCACCCGGACGACGTGAGCGGTGTGATCGAGGCGTGGCGGCACTCCGTCGCCACGGGCGAGCCATTCGATCGCGAGCAGCGGCAGCGCCGCGCAGACGGCGTCTACCGCTGGCAGCATTCTCGCGCCGAGCCGGTCCGGGATGAACTCGGGCGGGTTGCCGCCTGGTACATGCTGATCACCGATATCGACGATCTGCGGCAAACCGCCGATGCCCTGCGTCGGTCGGAGCAGTCGGCCCGCAGCCAGAGCAGCGCCTTGCGGCGCATTCTCGACGCGCTCGCGCACGAATCATCGGTGGACCGGATCGTCGAACACATGCTGGCGACGATCACCGAGCAGCTGCATGCCCACAGCTGCAGCGTATGGTCCCGGGATACCGATACCGGACTGCTCCACTTCGCGTTCTCCTCCGGCACGCAGGGCTTCCGGACGCGGGCCGACGTCAGGTGCACCAAGACATTTTCGTCGGAACGCGGCACGGAACTCTGGCCGGGCGTCGATCTCTTCCAGGCCGGCTCGCCTCAGGTGGTCGAAGACATCCGAAACATGCCGGATTTTCCATGGCGCTCCGACCTCCTCGCCCAGGGTATCGTCACGGTGCTGGTGATTCCGATGGTCATCGCGAGCGAGGTGCGAGGGATCCTGGGCATCCGATTCGACCAGAAGCGGTCGCTCCGGCCCGAGGAAATCCAGCTCGCCCAACTCCTTGCCAATCAGGCGATGCTCGCCATGCAGCTCAGCCGGATTTCCGCCGAGAATCGGCAGACTGCAGTCCTGGCGGAGCGGAATCGGATGGCCCGTGACATGCATGACACGCTCGCGCAGGGATTCACCGGCATCATCGTGCAACTGGAGGCGGCCGCCGATGCCACTTCGCGCGGGTTGTCTGCCGCGGCCGCCGACCATGTCGCCCGCGCCGGCGGTCTTGCTCGCGATAGTCTCAAGGACGCCCGGCGGTCCGTGCAGGCCCTGCGCCCCCAGGCGCTCGAGCAGCAGGATTTCAGCGCGGCCCTGCGCGAAATGGTCCAAAAGCTGACTGCGCGCACCACCCTGCAGCCGCGGATCGAGGTCTCCGGTACTCCGCGGACGCTGGCCGTCACGCACGAAGACAATCTACTCCGAATCAGCCAGGAGGTCCTCACCAACGCTCTTCGCCATGCGCAAGCGACCGATTTCTCCGTCCGCCTGGCATTCACCGACCAGGAGCTGTCTCTTGAGCTACGCGACAATGGCCGCGGTTTCGATCTGGCCCAGCGCAGCGAGGGCCTTGGGCTGCTCGGCATCAGGGAGCGAACGGAGCAAATCGGCGGGACGTTGACCATCACGACCGCTGTCGGCCAAGGCACCATCACGCGAATCGTTCTGCCGCTCGCGCCGTCGCTCGCTCGAGCCACCCCATGA
- a CDS encoding response regulator transcription factor, giving the protein MNRPAAMHPVATSTAPSIRVLVADDHVTVREGLVAIIGRQPDMTVVAEAANGREAVTLWARHRPDLTLLDLQMPLLDGVRALEEIRQLDANARAVMLTTFDTDADIARAIKAGARGYLLKDAPREELLAGIRKVHAGETSIGPAIVAKLVAGISHEALTRREQEVLALLARGKSNKEIGTDLFISETTVKSHLRGIFTKLNVLSRTEAIAAASRRGLVQI; this is encoded by the coding sequence ATGAATCGCCCCGCTGCCATGCATCCGGTCGCCACGTCCACCGCGCCATCGATCCGCGTCCTCGTGGCCGACGATCACGTCACCGTCCGGGAGGGGCTGGTCGCGATTATCGGACGCCAGCCCGACATGACGGTGGTCGCCGAGGCTGCGAATGGCCGCGAAGCCGTGACGCTGTGGGCGCGGCACCGCCCCGATCTCACCTTGCTCGACCTCCAGATGCCCCTCCTCGATGGGGTGCGCGCACTCGAGGAAATCCGCCAGCTGGATGCCAACGCCCGAGCGGTCATGCTCACCACGTTCGACACCGACGCTGACATTGCCCGCGCGATCAAAGCCGGGGCCCGCGGTTACCTGCTGAAAGACGCGCCGCGCGAAGAACTGCTCGCCGGAATTCGAAAGGTGCACGCGGGGGAGACGTCAATTGGACCGGCTATCGTCGCGAAGCTCGTCGCGGGCATCAGCCATGAGGCGCTCACCCGACGCGAACAGGAGGTCCTCGCCCTGCTTGCCCGCGGCAAGAGCAACAAGGAGATTGGGACGGACCTCTTCATCAGCGAAACCACGGTGAAGTCGCACCTCCGCGGCATCTTCACCAAGCTGAACGTCCTGAGTCGCACCGAAGCCATCGCCGCCGCCAGCCGGCGGGGCCTCGTGCAAATCTGA
- a CDS encoding FAD-dependent oxidoreductase, translating to MDAIESVPTTPETYDLLVLGSGEAGKYLAWTMARKGLKTAVVERRYIGGSCPNIACLPTKNLIHSAKIASLFTRRHEFGLSTDHAKINMPAVRERIRRMVLELVELHRANFEASGTELIMGTGRFVGERTLAVALSGGGERRLQASNVVISTGSRATIAAIPGLPEAQPLTHIEALELDVVPPHLVILGGGYAGLEFAQAMRRLGSKVTVVERNDRLAHREDGDVSDAFHALFRDDGIEVLTGATVVRVEGISGRGVTLHIVRADAEMRVTGSHLLVAAGRTPNTSDLGLARAGVEITPHGFVKVNERLETTASGVWAVGDCAGSPHFTHVAFDDFRVVRDNLSGGARVTTARLVPSCVFTDPQFARIGLNETEAHARGIAYRVAKLPMAAVLRTRTLSASRGFLKALLEPVTDRILGFAAFGVDAGEMLAAVQVAMMADLPFTRLRDSIFAHPTLSEGLVMLFAAVPAATEPAPRKDGTASSAAR from the coding sequence ATGGACGCCATCGAATCCGTTCCCACTACCCCAGAGACCTACGATCTGCTCGTCCTGGGCAGCGGCGAAGCAGGCAAATATCTCGCCTGGACGATGGCCAGAAAGGGACTCAAGACCGCCGTCGTGGAACGCCGCTACATCGGCGGTTCCTGCCCCAACATCGCGTGCCTCCCGACCAAGAATCTGATCCACAGCGCGAAGATCGCCTCGCTGTTCACGCGTCGGCACGAGTTCGGCCTCTCGACCGACCACGCAAAAATCAACATGCCCGCAGTGCGGGAGCGGATCCGGCGCATGGTGTTGGAACTCGTCGAGCTCCACCGCGCCAATTTCGAGGCCAGCGGTACGGAGCTCATCATGGGCACCGGCCGCTTCGTCGGCGAACGGACGCTCGCCGTCGCCTTGTCGGGCGGTGGCGAACGAAGGTTACAGGCCAGCAACGTCGTCATCAGCACCGGCAGTCGCGCCACGATCGCTGCCATTCCCGGGCTTCCGGAGGCTCAGCCATTGACGCACATCGAGGCGCTCGAACTCGATGTCGTGCCGCCGCATCTCGTGATCCTCGGCGGCGGTTATGCGGGACTCGAGTTTGCCCAAGCCATGCGGCGCCTCGGCAGCAAGGTCACGGTCGTCGAGCGGAATGACCGCCTCGCCCACCGGGAGGATGGCGACGTCTCCGATGCGTTCCATGCGCTCTTCCGTGATGACGGGATCGAGGTGCTCACGGGCGCGACGGTCGTTCGCGTCGAGGGAATATCCGGACGAGGTGTGACCCTCCACATCGTCCGGGCGGACGCGGAGATGAGAGTAACCGGCTCCCATCTTTTGGTTGCCGCGGGCCGGACGCCCAACACCAGCGACCTCGGTCTGGCCCGCGCCGGCGTCGAAATCACCCCACACGGTTTTGTGAAGGTCAACGAGCGGCTCGAGACGACCGCGTCGGGCGTGTGGGCCGTCGGAGACTGCGCCGGCAGCCCCCATTTCACCCATGTGGCTTTCGACGATTTCCGGGTCGTGCGCGACAACCTCTCGGGCGGCGCTCGGGTGACGACCGCGCGGCTGGTGCCATCCTGCGTGTTCACGGATCCTCAGTTCGCGCGCATTGGCCTCAACGAAACCGAGGCCCACGCCCGCGGCATCGCTTATCGCGTGGCCAAACTGCCCATGGCGGCGGTCCTTCGTACCCGCACCCTGTCCGCATCGCGGGGCTTTCTCAAAGCCCTACTCGAGCCGGTAACGGATCGCATCCTGGGCTTTGCCGCGTTCGGTGTGGACGCAGGTGAAATGCTGGCCGCCGTGCAGGTGGCCATGATGGCGGACCTTCCATTCACCCGGCTGCGGGACTCCATCTTCGCCCATCCCACGCTCAGCGAAGGCCTCGTCATGTTGTTCGCCGCGGTGCCCGCCGCGACAGAGCCCGCGCCGAGAAAGGACGGTACCGCGTCCTCGGCGGCGCGGTAA
- a CDS encoding SDR family NAD(P)-dependent oxidoreductase, with amino-acid sequence MHQSKVWLVTGSASGLGRFIAEAVLQSGDRLVATAREPLRLHDLAEQYGPQIRVAPLDVVDGAAANAAVQLARSAFGRLDVVVNNAGYGDTSPFEQMSAPRFAAVIDTNLFGVVNVTRAALPIMRQQRSGCILQISSVGGRLSSPGNAAYHAAKWAVGGFTEALAQEVAPFGVRVCALEPGGMRTSWGLRANREIPSLLPEYEPSVGAFIKAVAPVWGNENSDPAKVAQVILRLADMDRLPAHLLLGSDAVQFAAQAEASRSADASRWRELSVSTDAAGAPALPNVRF; translated from the coding sequence ATGCACCAATCCAAAGTCTGGCTCGTAACAGGAAGCGCCAGCGGCCTCGGCCGCTTTATCGCGGAGGCTGTCCTCCAGTCCGGTGATCGCCTGGTGGCGACCGCACGTGAGCCGCTTCGTTTACACGACCTCGCCGAACAGTACGGCCCCCAGATTCGCGTTGCGCCACTCGACGTGGTCGATGGTGCGGCGGCGAACGCCGCCGTGCAGTTGGCCCGTTCGGCCTTTGGCCGGCTTGACGTCGTTGTGAATAACGCGGGCTACGGCGATACCTCGCCGTTTGAACAGATGAGCGCGCCGCGATTTGCGGCCGTGATCGACACCAACCTCTTCGGGGTCGTCAACGTGACGCGCGCCGCATTGCCGATCATGCGACAGCAACGGAGCGGCTGCATCCTGCAGATTTCATCGGTCGGAGGCCGGCTCAGCAGCCCAGGCAACGCCGCCTACCATGCCGCCAAATGGGCCGTGGGCGGATTCACCGAGGCTCTCGCCCAGGAGGTGGCGCCCTTCGGTGTCCGCGTGTGTGCGCTCGAACCTGGCGGCATGCGCACCAGCTGGGGTCTCCGCGCCAACCGCGAAATTCCTTCCCTGTTGCCGGAGTACGAGCCCTCGGTCGGTGCTTTCATCAAGGCCGTCGCACCCGTCTGGGGTAACGAAAACAGCGATCCCGCCAAAGTCGCCCAGGTCATTTTGCGCCTGGCGGACATGGACCGTCTTCCCGCGCACCTCTTGCTCGGCAGCGACGCTGTTCAATTTGCTGCCCAAGCCGAGGCCAGCCGTTCGGCGGACGCCAGCCGCTGGCGCGAACTAAGTGTATCCACCGACGCTGCGGGGGCACCTGCCCTGCCAAACGTCCGATTCTGA
- a CDS encoding zinc-binding alcohol dehydrogenase family protein → MKIVSFRQSLPITDPNSFLDLAGDPPRPGPRDLLVEVHAISVNPVDAKIRAGGGPGRPDGELQILGWDAAGVVKAVGAEVTLFRPGDEVYYAGSLDRPGSYAELQCVDERIVGRRPRSLDFAAAAALPLTTITAWELLFDRLRILPATPGALLIVGGAGGVGSMAIQLARQLTGLTVIATASRPETRLWCEHMGAHHVIDHGQPLAAQVRRVAPDGVNYTLALTRTEDHFEQIIAAMAPQGAIGVIENPSRPLELTWLKPKSLALHWEFMFTRSRYQTPDMAEQGRLLNEVAALVDAGRIQTTMQANFGPITAANLRQAHALVETGRTIGKIVLAGFPHATPPET, encoded by the coding sequence ATGAAGATCGTCAGCTTCCGCCAGTCGCTTCCCATCACCGATCCCAATAGCTTCCTCGACCTTGCCGGGGACCCGCCTCGGCCGGGCCCTCGTGACCTGCTGGTTGAGGTGCACGCCATTTCCGTCAATCCCGTCGATGCCAAGATCCGGGCAGGCGGCGGCCCAGGACGTCCCGACGGGGAGCTGCAAATTCTCGGTTGGGACGCCGCGGGCGTGGTGAAGGCAGTTGGGGCGGAGGTGACGCTCTTCCGGCCGGGGGACGAAGTGTATTACGCCGGCTCGCTCGATCGCCCGGGTTCCTACGCGGAGTTACAATGCGTTGATGAACGGATCGTCGGGCGTCGACCCAGGAGCTTGGATTTCGCGGCGGCCGCCGCCCTTCCCCTCACGACGATCACCGCGTGGGAGTTGTTGTTTGACCGGCTCCGGATCCTCCCCGCCACCCCGGGCGCGTTACTGATTGTGGGCGGTGCGGGCGGCGTGGGCTCGATGGCGATCCAACTCGCCCGGCAACTCACCGGGTTGACGGTGATCGCCACGGCGTCCCGCCCGGAAACACGGCTTTGGTGCGAGCATATGGGCGCGCACCACGTCATTGACCATGGCCAGCCTCTAGCCGCACAGGTCCGCCGCGTGGCTCCAGACGGGGTGAACTACACCCTCGCGCTCACTCGGACCGAAGATCACTTCGAGCAGATCATCGCCGCGATGGCGCCGCAGGGAGCGATCGGCGTCATTGAAAACCCCTCTCGTCCCCTGGAGCTGACCTGGCTCAAACCCAAGAGCCTCGCGCTGCACTGGGAATTCATGTTCACACGGTCCCGGTATCAAACGCCGGACATGGCCGAGCAGGGCCGGCTCTTGAACGAGGTGGCGGCGTTGGTCGATGCGGGGCGGATCCAGACCACGATGCAGGCTAACTTCGGGCCCATCACCGCCGCCAATCTCCGCCAAGCGCATGCTCTCGTCGAGACAGGCCGAACCATCGGAAAAATCGTGCTCGCCGGCTTCCCTCACGCCACGCCGCCGGAGACGTAA